A single Pantoea rwandensis DNA region contains:
- the tatE gene encoding twin-arginine translocase subunit TatE, whose product MEGFSIAKLLIIGALIVLLFGTNKLRSLGGDLGSAIKGFKKAMKDDESTATKSTAEEAPAERVSHKE is encoded by the coding sequence ATGGAAGGTTTCAGCATTGCCAAACTGCTGATCATCGGTGCACTTATTGTACTGCTGTTTGGTACCAACAAGTTACGTTCACTGGGTGGTGATCTGGGTTCCGCCATTAAAGGCTTCAAGAAAGCCATGAAAGACGATGAATCCACCGCAACCAAGAGCACCGCTGAAGAAGCGCCGGCTGAACGCGTGAGCCACAAAGAGTAA
- a CDS encoding amino acid ABC transporter ATP-binding protein: MSEIQPLVSARNVQKSYGDNEVLKGIDLDVFPGEVVVILGPSGSGKSTFLRCINHLEDMNAGSIMVGEEQIGYELKRGILHRLSARRIAHQRQKIGMVFQQFNLYPHMTVLQNIIEAPIGVHKFPRQEALQHARELLTTVGLSDKADAWPRHLSGGQQQRVAIARALAIKPALMLFDEPTSALDPELVGEVLATMRTLADRGLTMIVVTHEIGFAREAADRVVFMDGGVVVEQGTPEQVIGNPQHPRTQAFLSRFI, translated from the coding sequence ATGAGTGAGATTCAGCCGCTGGTATCTGCGCGCAATGTCCAGAAGAGTTATGGCGATAACGAAGTATTGAAAGGGATCGATCTGGATGTGTTTCCGGGTGAAGTGGTGGTGATTCTTGGGCCATCAGGTTCGGGTAAATCGACCTTCCTGCGCTGTATCAATCATCTGGAAGATATGAATGCCGGCTCCATCATGGTCGGTGAAGAACAGATTGGCTACGAATTGAAGCGTGGGATTCTGCATCGCCTGTCGGCACGGCGGATTGCTCACCAGCGTCAGAAGATCGGCATGGTGTTTCAGCAATTCAACCTCTATCCACACATGACGGTGCTGCAGAACATCATTGAAGCGCCCATTGGTGTGCATAAGTTTCCTCGCCAGGAAGCGTTGCAGCATGCGCGCGAACTGCTGACGACGGTGGGATTGAGTGACAAAGCCGATGCGTGGCCACGTCACCTTTCCGGCGGCCAGCAGCAGCGCGTGGCGATTGCTCGCGCTTTAGCCATCAAACCGGCGTTGATGCTGTTTGATGAGCCGACTTCCGCGCTGGACCCTGAACTCGTGGGGGAGGTGTTGGCGACGATGCGCACGCTGGCCGATCGCGGTCTGACCATGATCGTGGTGACACATGAGATTGGCTTTGCACGTGAGGCGGCGGACCGGGTGGTGTTTATGGATGGCGGCGTAGTGGTAGAGCAGGGGACACCGGAGCAGGTGATCGGTAATCCACAGCACCCGCGTACGCAGGCATTTTTGAGCCGCTTTATTTAA
- a CDS encoding amino acid ABC transporter permease: MNPVTHNTRARDKANVQQRDVAFARSAPTYGRWISWIVVLVIAANFLWLVATNPNFEWKVVLQWFTEGSVMKGLQVTLGLTVVSMILGTLLGLLLAVWRLSENKLLSGISSLYIWFFRGTPLLVQLIFWYNLSTLFPTLSITVPWTDITFASWNTNDLITPLTAAFAGLALNEAAYMAEIIRAGLLSVDQGQVETTQAFGMSRSRALRRIIIPQAMRSIIPPTGNQLISMIKATSLVSVIAMGDLLYSVQAVYNRTFEIIPMLMVAVIWYLLITSILNIGQSAIERYYARGTKRTVVNKRRADTAVAATHQLKEDV; encoded by the coding sequence ATGAATCCGGTCACCCACAATACGCGAGCCAGGGATAAGGCCAACGTGCAACAGCGCGATGTCGCTTTCGCCCGCAGTGCGCCCACTTATGGACGCTGGATCTCATGGATTGTGGTACTGGTGATCGCAGCCAACTTTCTCTGGCTGGTGGCGACCAATCCCAATTTTGAATGGAAAGTGGTGTTGCAGTGGTTTACTGAAGGCTCAGTGATGAAAGGGCTGCAGGTGACGCTCGGGCTGACGGTGGTCTCCATGATCCTCGGTACGCTGCTGGGCCTGTTGCTGGCGGTATGGCGTCTTTCGGAAAACAAACTGCTGAGCGGCATCTCGTCGCTCTACATCTGGTTTTTCCGGGGTACGCCACTGCTGGTGCAGCTGATCTTTTGGTACAACCTGTCGACACTGTTTCCAACCCTTTCGATTACCGTACCCTGGACGGACATCACCTTCGCCAGCTGGAATACCAACGATCTGATTACACCGCTGACCGCTGCGTTTGCTGGTCTGGCGTTGAATGAAGCGGCGTACATGGCCGAGATTATCCGCGCCGGGCTGTTGTCGGTGGATCAAGGGCAGGTGGAAACCACTCAGGCGTTTGGCATGAGCCGCAGCCGTGCGCTGCGCCGCATTATTATTCCGCAGGCGATGCGATCCATCATTCCGCCGACCGGTAATCAGCTGATCAGTATGATTAAAGCGACCTCGCTGGTGAGCGTGATAGCCATGGGCGATCTGCTTTACTCGGTGCAGGCCGTTTATAACCGCACCTTTGAAATTATCCCGATGCTGATGGTCGCCGTGATTTGGTATCTGCTCATCACTTCGATCCTGAATATTGGGCAGTCCGCTATCGAGCGCTACTACGCACGCGGCACCAAACGTACCGTGGTGAACAAGCGCCGGGCAGACACGGCTGTAGCAGCCACACATCAGCTGAAGGAGGATGTATGA
- a CDS encoding ABC transporter substrate-binding protein has protein sequence MNKLTTVIALALGLTVSAVQAAETIPTQKVDQALHDRLPAEIKSAGKMISVNNGSFPPYEIVNGPHSMDGASADLTNALAQLLGVKIEHATVSGLSGVLAGINSGRYQMAIGPIGDYPDRQQKVDFIDFVQEFVVFGVQKGNPAKINGLEDTCGKRIAVMAAGSAEQVIRKQSDACVAAGKPAVVVQSFTDQPSSILAVRSKRSDAFFSSQAPLTYFIEQANGQLELSGKGQKNGFGDIFQGTVVPKGSDLGNVVLDAYKELFANGTYAAIMKKWKLDGNILQQPGRNLAQGTAK, from the coding sequence ATGAATAAACTAACAACAGTAATAGCGTTGGCGCTGGGGCTGACGGTCAGCGCGGTGCAGGCAGCGGAAACTATCCCAACGCAGAAAGTTGATCAGGCACTGCATGACCGCCTGCCGGCAGAGATTAAAAGCGCTGGCAAAATGATTTCCGTTAACAACGGCTCGTTTCCTCCTTACGAGATCGTTAACGGTCCACATTCGATGGACGGCGCCTCTGCTGACCTGACGAATGCTTTGGCTCAATTGCTGGGCGTAAAAATTGAACACGCCACGGTGAGCGGTTTGTCGGGGGTTTTAGCTGGCATTAACTCGGGCCGTTACCAGATGGCGATTGGGCCGATTGGTGACTATCCCGATCGTCAGCAGAAAGTCGACTTCATCGATTTTGTGCAGGAGTTCGTGGTGTTCGGCGTGCAGAAGGGCAATCCGGCGAAAATTAACGGTCTGGAAGACACCTGCGGCAAGCGTATTGCCGTGATGGCAGCCGGTTCAGCTGAGCAGGTGATTCGTAAGCAGTCGGATGCCTGCGTTGCAGCGGGCAAGCCTGCGGTGGTGGTGCAATCCTTTACCGATCAGCCTTCATCGATTCTGGCGGTGCGCTCTAAGCGTTCTGATGCATTCTTCTCTTCTCAGGCGCCGCTGACCTACTTTATTGAGCAAGCCAATGGCCAGCTGGAGCTTTCCGGTAAAGGACAGAAAAACGGCTTTGGCGACATTTTCCAGGGCACGGTCGTACCAAAAGGTTCTGATCTGGGCAACGTGGTGCTGGATGCTTACAAAGAGCTGTTCGCGAACGGCACCTACGCGGCGATCATGAAAAAGTGGAAACTCGACGGCAATATCTTGCAGCAGCCGGGTCGTAATCTGGCGCAGGGGACAGCAAAATGA
- a CDS encoding deaminated glutathione amidase: MKVAMGQFAVSREWQENTDICIGLMNNALAGGADLLVLPEGVLARDIADPDLVLKAAQPLDGPFITQLLAVSKGNDLTTMMSVHVPTEGNKALNVLIAIRNGELIAAYEKLHLYDAFAMQESQRVNPGNEIPPLVEVAGMKVGLMTCYDVRFPELARRLVLDGADVLVLPAAWVKGPLKEMHWELLCTARALENTCYMVAVGECGPRNIGNSLVIDPLGVAIAKAPESAALVFADLDPQRIAYARSVLPVLENRRFALPELKPL, from the coding sequence ATGAAAGTTGCAATGGGGCAGTTTGCTGTCAGCCGCGAATGGCAGGAAAACACCGATATCTGCATCGGTTTAATGAACAATGCACTGGCTGGAGGCGCGGATTTACTGGTCCTGCCAGAAGGCGTGCTGGCGCGTGATATTGCCGACCCTGATTTGGTACTGAAAGCCGCACAGCCGTTGGATGGCCCTTTCATCACACAGTTGCTGGCGGTCAGTAAGGGCAACGACTTAACCACCATGATGAGCGTGCACGTGCCGACAGAGGGCAACAAAGCGCTCAACGTGCTGATTGCCATTCGCAACGGTGAACTCATCGCCGCCTACGAAAAGCTGCATCTTTATGATGCGTTTGCGATGCAGGAGTCGCAGCGCGTAAATCCAGGCAACGAAATCCCACCGCTGGTGGAAGTGGCGGGGATGAAAGTGGGCCTGATGACCTGCTACGACGTGCGCTTCCCGGAGCTGGCGCGCCGTTTGGTACTGGACGGCGCGGATGTGCTGGTGCTGCCTGCCGCCTGGGTGAAAGGCCCGCTGAAAGAGATGCATTGGGAATTACTGTGTACAGCACGCGCACTGGAAAACACCTGTTACATGGTGGCGGTGGGCGAATGTGGCCCGCGCAATATCGGCAACAGTCTGGTCATCGATCCCCTCGGCGTCGCGATTGCCAAAGCGCCAGAGTCGGCGGCACTGGTCTTCGCCGACCTCGACCCACAACGTATTGCCTACGCACGTAGCGTACTGCCGGTGCTGGAAAACCGCCGTTTTGCTCTTCCTGAACTGAAACCACTTTGA
- a CDS encoding ABC transporter substrate-binding protein has product MVTIRLAVRDWDYFTPLALGDIKPEGFTLEIDRVGTLVDNLATSDKYDAGEVSFSRYAQACARGDNALLGLPHFLMRGFRQRCIITTADSPITTPAQLKGKKIGVTGWQDSGNTWTRTVLREAGVEIDDAYWFAGRLTEEHPIVDRLAGFGRPGRIEPAPGERPLIDLLKAGELDAVFTPFMPEGFFLKNSGLRQLQNDFVTAERDYFNRVGYVPGIHLLAMKPALAEMHPWLPQALSEIIDRSYQMWMQKREKYADTTPWLLDDLRRTAQELPADWNQNGFSANKKMIADFANELFQQGLTKTLLTPEAIFPAAVQGE; this is encoded by the coding sequence ATGGTAACCATCAGACTGGCGGTGCGTGACTGGGATTATTTCACCCCGCTGGCACTCGGCGACATCAAACCAGAAGGCTTCACGCTGGAGATTGACCGCGTGGGCACGCTGGTTGATAACCTCGCGACCAGCGACAAATACGATGCGGGTGAAGTGTCATTCAGCCGCTATGCTCAGGCATGTGCCAGAGGTGATAATGCACTGCTCGGCCTGCCGCACTTCCTGATGCGCGGCTTCCGCCAGCGCTGCATCATCACTACCGCTGACAGCCCAATTACCACGCCCGCACAGCTGAAAGGCAAGAAAATCGGGGTGACCGGCTGGCAGGATTCTGGCAATACCTGGACGCGTACCGTGCTGCGTGAGGCTGGCGTGGAGATCGATGATGCGTACTGGTTTGCCGGACGTTTGACTGAAGAACATCCGATTGTTGATCGCCTCGCAGGTTTCGGTCGTCCGGGCCGCATTGAACCGGCACCGGGTGAGCGCCCGCTGATCGATCTGCTCAAGGCCGGTGAACTGGATGCGGTGTTCACGCCCTTTATGCCGGAAGGTTTCTTCCTGAAGAATTCTGGCCTGCGCCAATTGCAAAACGACTTTGTGACCGCCGAGCGCGACTACTTTAACCGCGTCGGCTACGTACCGGGCATCCATCTGCTGGCGATGAAACCGGCACTGGCGGAAATGCACCCCTGGCTGCCGCAGGCGTTGAGCGAAATCATCGATCGTTCGTACCAGATGTGGATGCAGAAACGTGAGAAATACGCCGACACCACACCGTGGCTGCTGGATGATTTGCGACGTACCGCGCAGGAATTACCGGCGGACTGGAATCAAAACGGATTCTCCGCTAACAAAAAGATGATCGCCGATTTTGCTAACGAGCTGTTCCAGCAAGGCTTAACCAAAACATTACTGACGCCGGAAGCGATTTTCCCGGCAGCAGTGCAAGGGGAGTGA
- a CDS encoding PLP-dependent aminotransferase family protein, producing MTQTVDVEWLSQQIDDASVKGITLTASTLIRDGQIAVGMQMPAVRELAERLGVSPATVSAAWAQLKKQKVLAGKGRSGVWVCGNSVLPRPIRFEKIGNYGENIRASLAMASPDPALLPDLQRAILAGIASPELNSYQREAISPQLQAAISPRWPYPAEAWLATDGGFDAMNLIVQTLLSPGDRVVIENPTATRLLDMLENIGAEILPLPCDDQGPIPTALAAHLQKSPAMFIYQPRTHSATGYSVTQRRSAELARVLANSTTMIVEDDGIGDLSRWPAWSLGFHFPERVIHVHSFSKAYGPDLRLAALSATADMVKRLQSWRNFGVSWTSRILQDGVAWMLTDEATQQSIEQAKTVYAQRRQQLLAALAKRGVVLEERDGLSVQIPVESEQYAMITLAARGIAVLPGERCCLNGEPFIRVSASLLPFDQLESIADALVIATGRELKASPDL from the coding sequence ATGACGCAAACGGTAGATGTCGAGTGGCTTAGCCAACAAATAGATGATGCTTCGGTAAAGGGAATAACGCTGACCGCCTCAACGTTAATTCGGGACGGCCAAATTGCTGTCGGTATGCAAATGCCTGCGGTGCGCGAACTGGCGGAGCGGCTGGGCGTCAGTCCGGCAACCGTTTCTGCTGCCTGGGCGCAGTTGAAGAAGCAGAAAGTACTGGCGGGTAAAGGACGCAGTGGCGTTTGGGTGTGTGGCAACAGCGTGCTGCCACGCCCCATCCGCTTTGAGAAGATTGGCAACTATGGCGAGAACATCCGTGCCTCACTGGCCATGGCATCACCCGATCCGGCGCTGCTCCCCGATCTCCAGCGGGCGATCCTCGCCGGCATTGCTTCGCCTGAGCTAAACAGCTATCAACGCGAAGCGATCTCCCCGCAATTGCAAGCGGCCATCAGCCCACGCTGGCCCTATCCGGCGGAAGCCTGGTTGGCCACAGATGGCGGCTTTGATGCCATGAATTTGATTGTGCAAACGTTACTGTCGCCGGGCGATCGGGTGGTGATTGAAAATCCCACCGCTACGCGTTTACTGGATATGCTGGAGAATATTGGCGCAGAAATTTTGCCGCTACCCTGTGATGATCAGGGGCCGATCCCCACGGCGCTGGCTGCACATCTGCAAAAATCACCGGCGATGTTTATCTATCAGCCGCGCACGCATTCGGCCACCGGCTACAGCGTGACACAGCGTCGCAGTGCCGAGTTGGCACGGGTGCTGGCGAACAGTACCACGATGATCGTCGAGGATGATGGCATTGGCGATCTGTCGCGCTGGCCGGCCTGGAGCCTGGGTTTCCACTTCCCGGAGCGGGTCATTCACGTTCACTCTTTTTCCAAAGCCTATGGTCCCGATCTGCGCCTGGCGGCGTTATCCGCGACGGCAGACATGGTGAAACGACTGCAGTCATGGCGTAATTTCGGCGTCAGCTGGACCAGCCGTATCTTGCAGGATGGGGTGGCGTGGATGCTCACCGATGAGGCCACACAGCAGAGCATTGAACAGGCGAAGACCGTTTACGCGCAGCGTCGCCAGCAGTTACTGGCGGCACTGGCAAAACGCGGAGTGGTGCTGGAAGAACGAGATGGGTTGAGTGTGCAGATCCCGGTGGAATCAGAGCAGTACGCCATGATCACCCTGGCAGCCCGCGGCATCGCCGTACTGCCGGGAGAACGCTGCTGCCTCAACGGCGAGCCGTTTATTCGCGTCAGTGCTTCGCTGCTCCCGTTCGATCAGCTTGAAAGCATTGCTGACGCGCTGGTCATCGCCACCGGGCGTGAACTTAAAGCGAGCCCAGATCTTTGA
- a CDS encoding GNAT family N-acetyltransferase yields the protein MNIRQALAKDSFALSALLTELGYSGTEKFIDTRLAQLCSHPDEILLVAEHGNQVLGFLSLHFIPQLALPGDFARISYFCIAEGERSKGSGQQLLSHAEQLARERGCDRMEVHCHASRLKANQFYSREGYVESPRYHIKDLGSL from the coding sequence ATGAATATACGTCAGGCACTGGCAAAAGACAGTTTTGCCCTGAGTGCGCTGTTAACCGAACTAGGTTACAGCGGCACAGAAAAGTTTATTGATACGCGTCTGGCGCAGTTATGCAGCCATCCCGACGAAATTTTATTGGTGGCAGAACACGGTAATCAGGTTCTGGGGTTTCTCTCTTTGCACTTTATCCCCCAACTGGCGCTGCCCGGTGATTTCGCCCGCATCAGCTATTTTTGCATTGCGGAAGGCGAGCGCAGTAAAGGCAGTGGCCAACAGCTGCTCAGCCATGCCGAGCAGTTAGCGCGGGAGCGGGGTTGCGATCGCATGGAAGTGCATTGTCACGCTTCCCGCCTTAAAGCCAACCAGTTCTACTCGCGTGAAGGCTATGTGGAATCTCCACGTTATCACATCAAAGATCTGGGCTCGCTTTAA
- the cspE gene encoding transcription antiterminator/RNA stability regulator CspE → MSKIKGNVKWFNESKGFGFITPEDGSKDVFVHFSAIMSNGFKTLAEGQRVEFEITDGAKGPSAANVIAL, encoded by the coding sequence ATGTCCAAGATCAAAGGTAACGTTAAGTGGTTTAATGAGTCGAAAGGCTTCGGTTTCATTACTCCAGAAGATGGCAGCAAAGATGTATTCGTACACTTCTCTGCAATCATGAGCAATGGTTTCAAAACTCTGGCTGAAGGTCAGCGTGTAGAGTTCGAAATCACTGACGGCGCTAAAGGCCCATCTGCTGCTAACGTTATCGCTCTGTAA
- the pagP gene encoding lipid IV(A) palmitoyltransferase PagP, with protein MTFSASAATTSQAIEAGWNTFSTNVEQTWSQPQHHDFYLPAITWHNRWTYDDQHIEKYNERPWGAGGGVSRWDEKGNWHGLYAMVFKDSFNKWEPIAGYGWEATWRPLNDQNFHIGAGYTAGVTARDNWRYIPVPLVLPLASIGYGPATFQMTYIPGTYNNGNVYFAWLRFQF; from the coding sequence ATGACGTTTTCGGCATCAGCAGCCACGACATCGCAAGCCATTGAAGCGGGATGGAATACATTTAGTACTAATGTTGAGCAAACCTGGTCGCAGCCACAGCATCATGATTTTTACCTGCCCGCGATCACCTGGCATAACCGCTGGACCTATGATGACCAGCATATCGAAAAGTACAACGAGCGACCGTGGGGCGCAGGTGGCGGTGTATCTCGTTGGGATGAGAAAGGTAACTGGCATGGGCTGTATGCCATGGTGTTCAAAGACTCGTTCAACAAATGGGAGCCTATCGCCGGCTATGGCTGGGAAGCGACCTGGCGGCCATTGAACGATCAGAATTTCCACATCGGTGCAGGCTACACCGCGGGCGTAACGGCGAGAGATAACTGGCGTTATATCCCGGTTCCACTGGTTTTGCCATTAGCATCAATAGGATATGGTCCAGCTACATTCCAAATGACTTATATTCCAGGGACTTATAATAACGGTAACGTCTATTTTGCCTGGCTGAGATTCCAGTTTTAG
- a CDS encoding malate/lactate/ureidoglycolate dehydrogenase, protein MSTLYRLPPSQLHQFVQAIWLHAGSSAEESRLVADHLVAANLAGHDSHGVGMIPSYMSSLKQGFLQLNQHTTIEKDAGAVLTLHGHNGFGQVAAHQAMQLGIERAAKLGIAAVGLHHSHHIGRIGHWAEQCAAAGFVSFHFVNVMGDPMVAPFNGSDRRFGTNPFCAIFPRQNAKPLLLDFATSGIAYGKTRVAWNKGQQVAPGYLIDHQGQPTTEPGVMHQAPYGSLMPFGLHKGYALATMCEILGGALSGGRTTHDATLVSSHDAIFNCMTTIIVNPEAFDAPAMQEEAESFLEWVKRSPQSGDAPIQVPGEWEEQNRTERDREGIPLDSNSWEQICAAALQAGMPDEELAAFRALAQ, encoded by the coding sequence GTGAGTACCCTTTACCGACTTCCCCCTTCCCAGCTCCATCAATTTGTTCAGGCCATTTGGTTACATGCCGGCAGCAGCGCCGAAGAGTCACGTTTAGTGGCTGACCATCTGGTGGCCGCCAATCTGGCCGGTCACGATTCCCACGGCGTGGGAATGATCCCGAGCTATATGAGTTCACTGAAGCAGGGCTTCCTGCAACTGAACCAGCACACCACCATTGAAAAGGATGCCGGTGCGGTGCTCACCCTGCACGGTCATAACGGCTTTGGTCAGGTGGCTGCACATCAGGCGATGCAGTTGGGTATTGAGCGGGCAGCGAAGCTGGGCATCGCTGCGGTCGGCTTACACCATTCCCACCATATTGGTCGTATCGGTCATTGGGCGGAACAGTGCGCAGCGGCGGGATTCGTCTCTTTCCATTTCGTCAACGTGATGGGCGATCCGATGGTTGCGCCCTTTAACGGCAGCGATCGCCGTTTTGGTACTAACCCCTTCTGTGCCATCTTCCCGCGCCAAAATGCCAAACCGCTGCTGCTCGATTTCGCCACCAGCGGCATTGCCTACGGTAAAACGCGCGTGGCATGGAACAAAGGGCAACAGGTCGCGCCCGGTTATCTGATCGATCACCAGGGGCAGCCCACCACCGAGCCCGGCGTGATGCATCAGGCACCTTATGGCTCGCTGATGCCGTTTGGCCTGCACAAAGGTTATGCGCTGGCCACGATGTGCGAAATTCTTGGCGGTGCGCTCTCCGGCGGCCGCACCACGCACGATGCCACGCTGGTCAGCAGCCATGACGCCATTTTCAACTGCATGACCACTATCATCGTCAATCCCGAGGCGTTTGATGCCCCTGCGATGCAGGAAGAAGCAGAATCGTTCCTCGAATGGGTAAAACGCTCGCCACAAAGCGGCGATGCACCGATTCAGGTTCCGGGTGAATGGGAAGAACAGAATCGTACCGAACGCGATCGTGAGGGTATTCCGCTCGATAGCAACAGTTGGGAACAGATTTGTGCAGCTGCATTACAGGCAGGCATGCCTGATGAAGAGCTGGCGGCCTTCCGCGCGCTGGCGCAGTAG
- the gntT gene encoding gluconate transporter: MPLLYVAIGVALLLLLMIRFKLNGFIALILVALAVGMMQGMPVNKVIGSIKTGVGGTLGSLALIMGFGAMLGKLLADCGGAQRIATTLIAKFGQKHIQWALVLTGFTVGFALFYEVGFVLMLPLVFSIAASARVPLLYVGVPMAAALSVTHGFLPPHPGPTAIATLFNADMGKTLLYGTLLGIPTVILAGPVYARFLKGIDKPIPEGLWNPKTFTEAEMPGFGVSVWTALVPVVLMALRAVSEMVLPKGHLLLPYAEFFGDPIMATLIAVLIAIFTFGLNRGRSMDEVMGTITDSIKIIAMMLLIIGGGGAFKQVLVDSGVDKYIASMMHETNVSPIFMAWSIAAVLRIALGSATVAAITAGGIVAPLIATSGASPELMVIAVGSGSVIFSHVNDPGFWLFKEYFNLTIGETIRSWSALETIISVCGLVGCLLLANVI; this comes from the coding sequence ATGCCATTACTCTATGTGGCGATTGGCGTAGCCTTACTGCTGCTGTTAATGATTCGCTTCAAGCTGAACGGATTTATTGCGCTGATCCTGGTCGCGCTGGCGGTGGGTATGATGCAGGGTATGCCTGTCAACAAAGTGATTGGATCGATCAAAACCGGCGTAGGCGGCACGCTGGGTAGTCTGGCGCTGATCATGGGCTTTGGCGCGATGCTGGGGAAACTGCTGGCCGACTGCGGCGGTGCCCAACGTATTGCCACCACGCTGATTGCTAAATTTGGTCAAAAACACATTCAGTGGGCGCTGGTCTTAACCGGATTCACGGTGGGCTTCGCGCTGTTCTATGAAGTGGGCTTTGTGTTGATGCTGCCGCTGGTGTTCAGCATCGCGGCGTCGGCGCGTGTGCCGTTGTTGTACGTCGGCGTGCCGATGGCTGCGGCATTGTCGGTGACGCATGGTTTCCTGCCTCCGCATCCAGGCCCAACAGCGATTGCGACGCTGTTCAACGCCGATATGGGTAAAACGCTGCTGTATGGCACGCTGCTGGGTATTCCGACCGTGATTCTGGCGGGGCCGGTGTATGCGCGCTTCCTGAAAGGCATCGACAAACCGATCCCGGAAGGTTTGTGGAACCCAAAAACCTTTACCGAAGCAGAAATGCCGGGCTTTGGCGTCAGCGTCTGGACGGCGTTAGTGCCGGTAGTGCTGATGGCCTTGCGTGCCGTCTCGGAGATGGTGTTGCCGAAAGGGCATCTGTTGTTGCCGTATGCAGAGTTCTTTGGTGACCCGATTATGGCAACGCTGATTGCGGTACTGATCGCCATCTTCACCTTTGGTCTGAACCGTGGACGGAGTATGGATGAAGTGATGGGCACCATCACCGACTCGATCAAAATCATCGCCATGATGCTGTTGATCATTGGCGGCGGCGGGGCGTTCAAGCAGGTGCTGGTGGACAGCGGCGTCGATAAATACATCGCGAGTATGATGCACGAGACCAATGTATCGCCGATCTTTATGGCGTGGTCTATCGCGGCGGTGTTGCGTATCGCATTGGGTTCAGCCACCGTAGCGGCGATTACCGCCGGCGGGATCGTTGCGCCACTGATTGCTACCAGCGGTGCCAGCCCGGAACTGATGGTGATTGCCGTGGGTTCCGGCAGCGTGATCTTCTCTCACGTCAACGATCCGGGCTTCTGGCTGTTCAAGGAGTACTTCAACCTGACCATTGGCGAAACTATTCGCTCCTGGTCCGCGCTGGAAACCATTATTTCGGTGTGTGGTTTGGTCGGCTGTTTGCTGCTGGCTAACGTAATCTGA
- a CDS encoding Cof-type HAD-IIB family hydrolase, which translates to MTVVKMVAVDKDGTFLDDKKQYNRARFQACYQEMKRRGIKFVVASGNQYYQLKSFFPDISSEIAFVAENGAWIIDRDEELFCGAFSRDDIDAVLDTLHNGHYPELRYILCGRESAYYFEGLEESWLVKMRHYCHRLKPIRSLDEVADDKLFKFALNLSDDYVEPLMADIERLHQGSAAATSSGHGSVDLIVPGNHKGHGLDLLGKRWGIDRSEILVFGDGGNDLEMLQQSGFSFAMANAPQKVKDAARYEAPSNNEEGVLQVIEQMLAGKPPFTL; encoded by the coding sequence ATGACCGTGGTAAAAATGGTGGCAGTAGACAAGGACGGCACCTTTCTCGACGATAAAAAGCAGTACAACCGGGCTCGTTTTCAGGCTTGTTATCAGGAAATGAAACGGCGCGGCATCAAATTTGTGGTCGCCAGTGGCAACCAGTATTACCAACTCAAATCCTTCTTCCCCGATATCTCCAGCGAAATTGCCTTCGTCGCCGAAAACGGTGCATGGATCATCGATCGCGATGAAGAGCTGTTCTGCGGCGCGTTCAGCCGTGACGATATCGATGCGGTACTCGATACCCTGCACAACGGGCACTACCCGGAACTGCGTTATATCCTCTGTGGACGTGAAAGTGCCTACTACTTCGAAGGTCTTGAGGAGAGCTGGCTGGTGAAGATGCGCCACTACTGCCACCGTCTGAAGCCGATTCGCAGCCTCGATGAGGTCGCGGATGACAAACTCTTCAAGTTCGCCCTCAATCTCTCCGATGATTATGTTGAACCGTTAATGGCCGATATCGAACGCCTGCATCAGGGTTCGGCCGCAGCGACCTCCAGCGGCCACGGCTCAGTGGATCTGATTGTGCCTGGCAATCACAAAGGGCATGGGCTCGATCTGCTCGGTAAACGCTGGGGCATCGATCGCAGTGAGATTTTGGTGTTTGGCGATGGCGGCAACGATCTGGAAATGTTGCAGCAATCGGGCTTCAGCTTCGCTATGGCGAATGCCCCGCAAAAAGTGAAAGACGCCGCACGCTATGAAGCGCCCAGCAATAATGAAGAGGGTGTGCTGCAGGTGATCGAACAGATGCTGGCAGGCAAACCGCCGTTTACCCTCTGA